The stretch of DNA GTCGATCAAGGCGTTAGCCTCGGCCGCAGTGAGACTTGAAGGCAGACGGAACACATTGGTATCGTAAGTGAAAGTATTCGATACAAACGGCTGAAACCCATCAGTCTTGTCCGCCACTGCCCAGGCCGGCCCCGTCATACAGGCGAGCGAGCATCGCAGGAGCAGCCGGAATGCTCTAGCCGTGCCAAAAACCATTTACGGGAATATCCCTATTGAAAGGAAACCGTCCTCTCGGCAAAAGAGCGTGAGCACGACTCCGACGAAACCCATGTTCCAGTTCTCCCCTACCCCGGCGGAAGGTATTCGCGCACCGATGCGGAGGAGAAACCACGCGCATAGTGCGGTATGGTAATTGAGTTGAGCCAACGGAGCCATGCCCATAGGCAACCATGCTTGCGCAGCAGCCCCGAGTGCGGTGAAACTCCATTTTTTGACTTGCGCCGAGATTGATCCGGCAGATGAACATGGCCAAAACCCCATTGACCCCGTGTCCCCGCACCGTGGCCGAAGCGGTGGAAATGCTTGTCGAAGAATTCGACGACCGGCAGAAGGCCGAGGTCGCCTTGACGTTCAAGACCGCGCTCTACCTCCTGCATTTCAGCCTCGGAAGCCACATCCGCAAAACGTGCGGTCTGTGGGCGCCAGACAGCCCGTTGCGGCGCGACTGCAGTCGCGCCTTAGGTCGCGACGACCTACCCCCGGACGAAGCATCCGACGTCATCGTCGAAGCACTGTGGGAGCGGCTGCAGCCTTACCGCGACTTCAACACCAGGCGTTGAGAAGCATGCCGGCGCTCAGGCCGGCGGCCTGAACTGATACAACCAGGTTTCGGTCAAGGCGTCGCCGTTGCCCTGGATGTAGAGACGCAGCTCCACCGGCCCAGCCCCGTCCGGCGTCAGGTCGAATATCGCGCGCCAGCGCCGGGTATTGGGGATCGGCTCGATGAAGGCGCCTTGAATCGCTCCGCTGGACGCCGTGACGACCGGCGATGCCTTGACGGTGTCGCCCCACAACGGTTCCAGCGCCGCACCGGCGAATTCCACCGCGAATTTGTAGACGCCGCGGGGCCGCGGCTTGCCGGGCTGACCGCCGCGGCCGATGCGGGTCGCGACGCAACGGGCGACGGCGGCCGGATACGGCTCGTCGGCCAGCCAGTGCAAGCGATACCGCAAACGGTAGGATGCACCGGCCTTGGGTGCCTCGGCCGGACGCCAGTAAGCGCCGATGTTGTCGTGAATCTCGTCGTCCGTGGGCAGTTCGACCAGTTGCACCGCCCCCTCCCCCCAGCCGTCCAGCGGCTCGACCCACAGGCTGGGCCGGCGTTCGTAGTTCACGCCGTCGAGATAGTTCTCGAACACCCGGTCGCGCTGGAGCAGGCCGAACCCCTTGGGATCGTGGTCGACGAAGCTCGAGGTCACCGGGTACGGCTGATTGATCAGCGGCCGCCAGATTCGCTCGCCGGACCCGGTCCAGATGGCGAGGCCGTCCGAATCGTGGACCTCGGGCCGCCAGTCCTCCAGCTTCCGTTTCTCCGACTCGCTGAACCAGTACATCGAAGTCAGCGGGGCAAGGCCGAGCCGCTTGACTCCCCGGCGCATGAACACCGCCGCCTCGATCTCCTGCACCACGCCTTCTTTCCGCCAGGTGAGGAAGCGATAGGCTCCGGCGACGCTGGGGCCGTCCAGCAGTGCGCAGATGACGACCGGGTCGGTTTCGGCGGCGGCGCCCTCGATGTAGAACTCGGTGAAATCCGGGAACTCCTCGGGAGTCGGCTCGGCGGCGTCGATGACGACGCCGCGGGCCGAAAGGCCGTACTGGTTCAGCGCACCGATGGCACGGAAATAGGAGGCGCCCAGATAGGCGATCCAGTCCTGCGTGCGCCAATCGGAGCGGCTCCGGGCCTCCTGCAGGCGGAAGCCGGCAAATCCCGATTTTTCCGGCATTTGCCGGGCTGGACTGTCACCCGGCATGTCGAAGTAGTCGGCGCTGTAGTAGATCTGGCGCGATTTTCCGCCCTCGACGGCATGAACCTTGACCGGTTTCTGGAAAAACTGGCCAAGGTGAAAAAACGTGACCGGGTAAACGGAGGGCCCTTCGGCGAACAACGCGTCCTCGGTCCGGAAATGGATCTGACCCCAGGCTTCGTAATCCAGTTTGCGAACGACCTGGGAGACCGCCGGCGGCGGAGCGTAGGGGCGCGACGCAAGCGCCTCCGCCCGTTTCACCAGCATCTCGTAGCTGAAAGGAAGGGAAGCGCCGAACTTGAGCCCTTTCGGCTCCGCCCAGCTCCGCGGCACGGCGGCCAGCAGCGGGGCACCCAGCCCGAGCATTGCACTCAGGCGCACGAAATTGCGCCGACTCGTCTTTCCGATCATGCGTGACTCGTCCCTATGGCAAGAAATAGAAGGCAATGGCGAGGATGACGTAAACCGCCAGCAGGTTGACCCCTTCCATCCAGTTCGACTCGCCGTCCATCGCGATCAGAACCACGGCAGCGACCGCAATCGCGACCGCGACGACCTCGAAGGTGGAAAAGACCAGGTCCATCGGCTGGCCCATCAGAGAGCCGGCGAACACCAGCAGCGGGGCGACGAACAGGGCGATCTGGATACTGGAGCCGATGGCGATGTTCATGGCCAGGTCCATGTGGTTCTTGGCCGCCATCATGACCGCCGTGCTGTGTTCGGCCGCGTTGCCGACGATGGCGACGAGGATCACGCCGATGAAGACGTTGGTCATGCCCAGATCATGCGCCGCATGCTCCACCGCGCCCACCAGCAGCTCGCTCATCCAGGCGACGAGCACCGTGGCGCCGAGCAGAATAAGCAACGATTTGCGCTTGCTCCAGGTTCCCACGCCGAGCGCCTCGTCGGTTTCGTCCGAGGACTCGCCCACGTAAAGATGCCGATGAGTGCGCAGGGTGAACACCAGGCTGAGGATGTAGGTGACGAACAGCACCAGGGCGATTTCCAGGCTCAGCTCCTGTTCGTGAGGCTCCGGATGCCCTTGGACGACCATGTGGAAAATCGCCGGCACCACCAGCCCGATCGCGCTGAGGCCGGCCAGGGTGACGCCGAGTCCGGCGGCGGTACGGTTGAAATACTGGGTTTCGTACTTCAACCCGCCGACCACCACGCTGGCGCCCAGCACCAGCAGGATGTTGCCGATGATCGAGCCGGTGATCGAGGCCTTGACCACGTCGATCAGGCCTGCCCGCAGCGCCACGAAGCCGATGATCAGTTCCGCCGCGTTGCCGAACGAAGCATTGAGCAACCCCCCGAGGCCCGCGCCGAGATGTTCGGCGAGATATTCGGTGGCCTTTCCCATCTGACCCGCCAGGGGGACGATCGCAAGCGCGGACCCCGCGAAAATCCAGACCGGGTCCGCATGGACCCACGCCAGCGCCATGCTGACCGGCACGAAAACCAGCAGCAACGACATAGGTTCGATTTCGAACTTTCCGACTCTCATACCTTCCCGCTTCAGCCCTCCCGAACAATCCGCCTGTCTTGGAATCTTGGCGCACAATGCCAAATGATCCCATAAAACGGCGGGGTTGCCGCAAGAACATCTCAGGAAGCGAGGAGCGGAAGGCTCCGGCCGCAGGCGGCGAAAAGTCAGCGGGAACGCTGATAAGTCCCGATCAGTTCGGCTTGGCCGAGCACATGCCCGGCCATGGCTTGCTCCAGTTTCGCTTTGTCCGGCCGGTGCAGATCGGGCAAGACGGTATCCAGGGCATAGAGCTTGTGGAAATAGCGGTGGCGGCCGATCGGAGGGCAGGGCCCGCCGTAGCCCGTGCGCTTCCAGTCGTTCATACCCTGCAGCGTCCCGACCGGCAGCGACTGCATCGCTTCGGGCAAGCCCGGGGCGTCCGCGGGCAGGTTGTAGAGCACCCAATGAACCCAGGTCATTTTGGGCGCTTTCGGGTCCGGCGCATCGGGATCATCCACGATGAGCGCCAGACTCCGGGTGCCGGCCGGCAGCCCCGACCAGGCAAGAGGCGGCGACACATCGCCGCCGTCGCAGGTGTACTTGCGAGGTATCTCGCCATTCGGCGGAAAAGCCTCGGAACTGAGGGTGAACCCCATGGCCGTCTCTCCCGGCACCGCTTCGGCGGCGGCACTTCCAATGCCGCCCCAGAACAGCGGATGGTGGATGAGCAACGCGAGCATCCCGCCGCGAAACGCACGTTTCCGGTCGAAGCATTTCATTCTTGCTCCTCCGCTTGGAACATTTCTCGCCAGCGATCTTCCCACCACCGGGACTGCGGATTCAAGGGGATTCCGCACACCCTTACTCCACCCGCGATACGCCCGGCGCCCTTCCGCTCTGCTGCTGCGACCAGTAGCCCCAGTCCGATCCGCGCCAGCGGGCAGGAATCAGATCCCAGTACAGCAACGCGCACCGGAACACGGAATGACAGGTTTTGCGCCAAAGCCCGCTGTCCAGGCGACGATGGTCACGCGCATAGACCGGCAGCGCCGGCTCGAACCGGATCCGATAGCCGGCCCGCTTGATCCGCCACACCAGTTCCGAATCCTCGTTGCACACCAGCTCCGGATCGAACCCGCCGACGGCGACCAGCGCCTCCTTCCGGACCAGCATGTTGGAACCGGTCGCGGCCGGAATCCCCAGCCAGTGCGAACACTGCTGGCCATAGCCGAACCAGCGGTAGTAGACCGCGAAACGGTCGCGCGACAGCTTGGACCCATAGACCACGTCGGCCTCGGCCAAGCCGCCCAGTGATTCGAAATAACCGCCCGGAAACACCACGTCGGCATCGGTGAACAGCAGCCAATCCGTGTGGGCCAGTTCCGCGCCCAGCTGCCGCGCTTCGGTAATCGTGCTTTTCCGCCGCAGCACCTGCGTTCGGGCGGGACGAAGCCGCTGGATGATGTCCGGCGTTTCGTCCTCGCTGGCATCGACGACGATCAGATGCACCGCCTCGGGCAAGGACGCCAGGAACGCCCCGATATTACCGGCCTCGTTACGGGTGGGAAGAACGACGGTGATGGATTCCAGATTCATGGCTCGCCCTCTTGGTATAGTTAGTGTCCAAAGTCACGAAAAGACCCGAACCTCATTGGATAACATGCCGATGTTACGAAACGGCTGACTTCGACGGCGGGCTTTGTCTACCCGATCCCCTGGCCTATAATTCGCCCTCAGCTTAAACCATGCCGTTCAACCGTAGGAAGCATCATAAGTGAGCAAATCTTTCATCTTCACTTCGGAATCCGTTTCCGAAGGTCACCCGGACAAGATCGCAGACCAGGTTTCCGACGCCATGCTGGATGCGATCCTGGCGCAGGACCCCAAGGCGCGCGTGGCCGTGGAAACCTTGGTCAAGACCGGCATGGTCGTGCTCGCCGGCGAAGTCACCACCTCGGCCTGGGTGGACACCGAAGAGCTGGTGCGCAAGGTCGTGCACGACATCGGCTACGACAACCCGGAAATCGGCTTCGACTGGCAAAGCTGCGCCGTGCTGACGGCCATCGGCAAGCAGTCGCCCGACATCGCCGCGGGCGTGGACGAATTCGACAGCCACGAGCAGGGCGCAGGCGACCAGGGCCTGATGTTCGGCTATGCCACCAATGAGACCGACGTGCTGATGCCGGCCCCGATCACCTATGCCCACCGGCTGGTGCAGCGGCAGGCCGAAGTCCGCAAGCACAAGGTGCTGCCCTGGCTGCGGCCGGACGCCAAAAGCCAGGTCACCTTCCGCTACGAAGACGGCAAGCCGGCCGCGGTCGATGCCGTGGTGCTCTCGACCCAGCACGCGCCGGACGTGGACCAGAAGGACATCCGCGAGGCGGTCATGGAGGAGATCATCTACCATGTCCTGCCGAGAGAGTGGCTGCACAAGGACACCAAATATTTCATCAACCCGACCGGCAGCTTCGTCATCGGCGGTCCGGTGGGCGACTGCGGACTGACGGGACGCAAGATCATCGTCGACACCTACGGCGGCATGGCGCGCCACGGCGGCGGCGCCTTCAGCGGCAAGGACCCCTCCAAGGTCGACCGTTCGGCCGCTTACATGGGCCGCTACGTCGCCAAGAACATCGTGGCCGCCGGCCTGGCCGACCGTTGTGAAATCCAGGTGTCCTACGCCATCGGCGTAGCCGAGCCGACCTCGATCAGCATCGAAACCTTCGGCACCGGCAAGATTCCGGAGGAAACCCTGGTCAAACTGGTGCGCGAGCACTTCGATCTGCGCCCGAAGGGGCTGATCACCATGCTGGACCTGCTGCGGCCGATCTATCGTCCGACCGCCGCCTACGGCCACTTCGGTCGCACCGAGGGCAGCTTCACCTGGGAACGGACCGACAAGGCCGAACTACTGCGCGAAGCGGCGGGCCTGCCGGCCGTCGCCTGATCCCGGCAAACAGCATTTCTGCCGCCGGGTCCCGGCGGCGTTGTCCGCGCCGAGGGGCGCTGCGACGGCCCGCATCGGGGCCGCCAGGCTCGGCGAGGCAACTTGGTTTTCCAACGGCGCTCTGTTTATCTCCACCGGTCGCGGCTGCCGATGGATAATCAGAGCTTTCCGCACTGGTGGAGAACCGACGAAGAGGTATCTATGAACGCTGTAGCAAACGCCGCATTCAACGACTACAAGGTCGCCGATCTTTCCCTGGCCGGCTGGGGCCGCAAGGAAATCGCCATCGCCGAGACCGAAATGCCGGGACTCATGGCGATCCGCGAGGAATACCGCGCGGCCCAGCCGCTCAAGGGCGCCCGCATCAGCGGCTCCCTGCACATGACCATCCAGACCGCGGTGCTGATCGAGACCCTGGTCGCGCTGGGCGCCGAAGTCCGCTGGGCCTCCTGCAACATCTTCTCCACCCAGGACCATGCCGCCGCGGCCATCGCCGCCGAAGGCATCCCGGTGTTTGCCTACAAGGGCGAATCACTGGAAGAGTACTGGGAATACACCCACCGCATCCTGGAATGGCCGGGCGATGCGGGCCCCAACATGATCCTGGACGACGGCGGCGATGCCACGCTGCTGGTGACCTTGGGCGCCAGGGCCGAGAAGGACGCCTCCCTCATCGCCCACCCCACCTGCGAAGAGGAGGAGGTACTGTTCGCCGCCATCAGGAAGACGCTGGCGGCCAGGCCGGGCTGGTACGCCAAGCTGCAAGCCGGCATCCAGGGCGTCACCGAGGAGACCACCACCGGCGTGCACCGTCTGTACCAGATGCAGGCGGAAGGACGGCTGCCGTTCCCGGCGATCAACGTCAACGACTCGGTGACCAAGTCCAAGTTCGACAACCTCTACGGCTGCCGCGAATCCCTGGTGGACGGCATCAAACGCGCCACCGACGTGATGATCGCCGGCAAGATCGCGGTAGTGCTGGGCTACGGCGACGTCGGCAAGGGCTGCGCCCAGTCCCTGCGAGGCCTCGGCGCCACCGTGTGGATCACCGAAATCGACCCGATCTGCGCCCTGCAGGCGGCGATGGAAGGCTACCGGGTGGTCACCATGGATGAGGCCTGCGACAAGGCCGACATCTTCGTCACCGCCACCGGCAATGTGGGCGTCATCACCCACGATCACATGGTGAAGATGAAGGACCAGGCCATCGTCTGCAACATCGGCCATTTCGATTCGGAAATCGAGGTCGCAAGCCTGAAGCAGTACCCCTGGGAGAACATCAAGCCGCAGGTGGACCACATTCTCTTCCCCTCCGGCCGCCGCATCATCCTGCTGGCGGAAGGGCGGCTGGTGAACCTGGGCTGCGCCACCGGTCACCCGTCCTTCGTGATGTCCAACTCCTTCACCAACCAGACCTTGGCCCAGATCGAGCTGTTCTGTCACGGCGAGCGCTACAAAAACGAGGTCTACGTCCTGCCCAAGCACCTGGACGAGAAAGTGGCGCGGCTGCACCTGAAGAAGATCGGCGCGGCGCTGACGGTGCTGACGCCGGAGCAGGCCGCGTATATCGGCGTGCCGGTGGAAGGGCCATACAAGCCGGGCCACTATCGCTACTGATGGATCAAAGGGCCATTTCGTGCGCATCGAAACCCGGAATTCCCGGGTTTCGATCGGAAATGCCGAGCACCTTAATCCGAAATCCGGCCCTGCGCGGGATTTCGCGTTCCTTAAGGGAATGCAATGAAGACGCAACAGAAATATCCGCGGGTGTTCAGCTTCGAATTTTTTCCGCCGAAGACGGAGGAGGCCGCGGAAAACCTGCGCCGAACCTTGGGCAAGCTGGCGCCGCTCAAGCCGCGCTTCTGCTCGGTGACCTTCGGCGCCGGCGGTTCGACCCGCGAGAAAACCTTCGAAACGGCGCTGGAAATCCAGCAGACCACCGGCATCGAATGCGCGCCGCACCTGTCCTGCATCGCCTCCACCCGCCAGAGCATCCGCGAGATCCTGGAGGCCTACCGTTCCCATGGCATCCGCCACATCGTGGCGCTGCGCGGGGACATGCCCTCGGGCATGCTGTCGGCGGGGGAGTTCCGCTACGCCAACGAACTGGTGGCATTCATCCGTTCCGAAACGGGGAATCATTTCCATATCGACGTGGCCTGCTATCCGGAAGTCCACCCGCAGGCGGCCAGCGCCGAGAGCGATTTGAAGAACTTCAAGCGCAAGGTGGATGCCGGCGCCGACAGCGCCATCACCCAGTATTTCTACAATCCGGAAGCCTATTTCCGGTTCGTGGACGACTGCGAACGGCTCGGCATCGACATCCCCATCGTGCCGGGGATCATGCCGATCACCAATTATTCGCAGTTGGCGAGATTTTCCGACATGTGCGGCGCCGACATTCCGCGCTGGATCCGGAAGCGGCTGGAGGCCTTCGGCGACGACCGCAAGTCCATCCGGGCCTTCGGACTGGATGTAGTGGCGGATCTTTGCCGGCGGCTGTTGGAACGGGGTGCGCCGGGGCTGCATTTCTACACGCTGAACCGGGCGGATGCCAGCCTTGACGTCTGGAATGCGCTGGGGCTGGGATCGGCCTGAGGAACGCCGGCGGACACGGCCGGCCGGCGCCTGCCCGCCTTTTGAAAATCAGGCGGCGTCCGCGAGAGCGTTCCGCAGCTTCTTCATCGCGCTGTTTTCGAGCTGGCGAATGCGCTCGGCGGAGACGTTGTAGCGCGCCGCCAGATCGTGCAGCGTCAGCTTATCCTCGCTGAGCCAACGGCTGGCCACGATGTCCCGGCTGCGGTCGTCCAGTTGGCCGATGGCTTCGTGCAGCTTCTCCTGCTGGCGGTTGTCCCATTCGCTGTGCTCGATGAGCTGGGCCGGATCCGCGCCTTCCTGCTGGAGATAATGGATGGGCGCGTGGCCTTCGCGGTCGTCGACGTCCTCGTCGCCGTGCGCCTCTAGCGCCATGTCCGGGTTGTTCAGCCGGTGTTCCATCTTGTAGACGTCCTCGACGTCCACGCCCAGTTCCGCAGCCACCGCGGCGGCTTCTTCGGGGTTGAGCCAGCCGAGCCGGTTCTTCATCTTGCGCAGATTGAAGAACAGCTTGCGCTGTGCCTTGGTGGTGGCGATCTTCACGATGCGCCAGTTCTGGATGATGAATTCGTGGATCTCCGCCCGGATCCAGTGCACTGCGAACGAGACCAGCCGCACGCCGACGTCCGGATCATAGCGCTTCACCGCTTTCATCAGGCCGATATTACCCTCCTGGATCAGGTCGGCCAGCGGCAGGCCGTAGCCGAGATAGCCGCGCGCGATGTAGGCCACGAACCGCAGGTTCGACAGCACCAGGCGCCTTGCGGCCTCCAGGTCCTGCTCGTCACGGAAGCGGATGGCCAGCTCCCGCTCCTCGTCGGCGTCCAGACGCGGCAGGCGGTTCACTGCGGCGAAATAATCGTCGATGGAACCCAGCGGCAGATTGGTCGGGAGTGTCAATTCTTGAGTCATGGGATGCCCTGTTCTCGTGATGATGGATTTTAGCACTCGACCCATTCGAGTGCTAAAACTAGCGCAAGTTCCTCACCTCGACAAGTCCTGCCAGCTTCACTGGCGCCGTCGCGGCGGCCTGATCGAACGTGGATCATCCGGTGACGAATGCCGTTTCGCAGCACTGGCTCAACACCTCCGATAGCAGGCCGATGCCCTGCTCGATCTTTTCCGGCGTCGCGTGGCTGAAATTCAGCCGCAAAGCCGGATAACGCTGGTCCGCGACCGGGAAAAACGGCTCTCCCGGCATGAAAGCCACATCATGGGTCAGCGCCACCTTGAGTGCGGCCAGCGTATCCACATCCTCGACCAGGCGCAGCCAGAAAAACAGCCCGCCGGCAGGTGCCGACCATTCCGCAAGGCCGCTGAAATGCCGGACTAAGGCGAACTGCATGGTGTTTCGGCGCTCGGCATAGACGCCGTTCATGTGCGCCAAATGTTTTTCGAAGTCATCCGAAGCAATGAAATGCGTCAACCAGGCCTGTCCGATTCGGCTGGTGTGAAGATCACTCGATTGCTTGAGACGGACGATCCACGGAAACAATGCCGGAGACGAAGCAAGATAACCCAC from Methylococcus geothermalis encodes:
- the rpoH gene encoding RNA polymerase sigma factor RpoH; translated protein: MTQELTLPTNLPLGSIDDYFAAVNRLPRLDADEERELAIRFRDEQDLEAARRLVLSNLRFVAYIARGYLGYGLPLADLIQEGNIGLMKAVKRYDPDVGVRLVSFAVHWIRAEIHEFIIQNWRIVKIATTKAQRKLFFNLRKMKNRLGWLNPEEAAAVAAELGVDVEDVYKMEHRLNNPDMALEAHGDEDVDDREGHAPIHYLQQEGADPAQLIEHSEWDNRQQEKLHEAIGQLDDRSRDIVASRWLSEDKLTLHDLAARYNVSAERIRQLENSAMKKLRNALADAA
- a CDS encoding YbhB/YbcL family Raf kinase inhibitor-like protein, whose product is MKCFDRKRAFRGGMLALLIHHPLFWGGIGSAAAEAVPGETAMGFTLSSEAFPPNGEIPRKYTCDGGDVSPPLAWSGLPAGTRSLALIVDDPDAPDPKAPKMTWVHWVLYNLPADAPGLPEAMQSLPVGTLQGMNDWKRTGYGGPCPPIGRHRYFHKLYALDTVLPDLHRPDKAKLEQAMAGHVLGQAELIGTYQRSR
- a CDS encoding DUF6794 domain-containing protein; translated protein: MAKTPLTPCPRTVAEAVEMLVEEFDDRQKAEVALTFKTALYLLHFSLGSHIRKTCGLWAPDSPLRRDCSRALGRDDLPPDEASDVIVEALWERLQPYRDFNTRR
- the metK gene encoding methionine adenosyltransferase; amino-acid sequence: MSKSFIFTSESVSEGHPDKIADQVSDAMLDAILAQDPKARVAVETLVKTGMVVLAGEVTTSAWVDTEELVRKVVHDIGYDNPEIGFDWQSCAVLTAIGKQSPDIAAGVDEFDSHEQGAGDQGLMFGYATNETDVLMPAPITYAHRLVQRQAEVRKHKVLPWLRPDAKSQVTFRYEDGKPAAVDAVVLSTQHAPDVDQKDIREAVMEEIIYHVLPREWLHKDTKYFINPTGSFVIGGPVGDCGLTGRKIIVDTYGGMARHGGGAFSGKDPSKVDRSAAYMGRYVAKNIVAAGLADRCEIQVSYAIGVAEPTSISIETFGTGKIPEETLVKLVREHFDLRPKGLITMLDLLRPIYRPTAAYGHFGRTEGSFTWERTDKAELLREAAGLPAVA
- the cax gene encoding calcium/proton exchanger, which gives rise to MRVGKFEIEPMSLLLVFVPVSMALAWVHADPVWIFAGSALAIVPLAGQMGKATEYLAEHLGAGLGGLLNASFGNAAELIIGFVALRAGLIDVVKASITGSIIGNILLVLGASVVVGGLKYETQYFNRTAAGLGVTLAGLSAIGLVVPAIFHMVVQGHPEPHEQELSLEIALVLFVTYILSLVFTLRTHRHLYVGESSDETDEALGVGTWSKRKSLLILLGATVLVAWMSELLVGAVEHAAHDLGMTNVFIGVILVAIVGNAAEHSTAVMMAAKNHMDLAMNIAIGSSIQIALFVAPLLVFAGSLMGQPMDLVFSTFEVVAVAIAVAAVVLIAMDGESNWMEGVNLLAVYVILAIAFYFLP
- the ahcY gene encoding adenosylhomocysteinase codes for the protein MNAVANAAFNDYKVADLSLAGWGRKEIAIAETEMPGLMAIREEYRAAQPLKGARISGSLHMTIQTAVLIETLVALGAEVRWASCNIFSTQDHAAAAIAAEGIPVFAYKGESLEEYWEYTHRILEWPGDAGPNMILDDGGDATLLVTLGARAEKDASLIAHPTCEEEEVLFAAIRKTLAARPGWYAKLQAGIQGVTEETTTGVHRLYQMQAEGRLPFPAINVNDSVTKSKFDNLYGCRESLVDGIKRATDVMIAGKIAVVLGYGDVGKGCAQSLRGLGATVWITEIDPICALQAAMEGYRVVTMDEACDKADIFVTATGNVGVITHDHMVKMKDQAIVCNIGHFDSEIEVASLKQYPWENIKPQVDHILFPSGRRIILLAEGRLVNLGCATGHPSFVMSNSFTNQTLAQIELFCHGERYKNEVYVLPKHLDEKVARLHLKKIGAALTVLTPEQAAYIGVPVEGPYKPGHYRY
- a CDS encoding glucan biosynthesis protein, with the translated sequence MIGKTSRRNFVRLSAMLGLGAPLLAAVPRSWAEPKGLKFGASLPFSYEMLVKRAEALASRPYAPPPAVSQVVRKLDYEAWGQIHFRTEDALFAEGPSVYPVTFFHLGQFFQKPVKVHAVEGGKSRQIYYSADYFDMPGDSPARQMPEKSGFAGFRLQEARSRSDWRTQDWIAYLGASYFRAIGALNQYGLSARGVVIDAAEPTPEEFPDFTEFYIEGAAAETDPVVICALLDGPSVAGAYRFLTWRKEGVVQEIEAAVFMRRGVKRLGLAPLTSMYWFSESEKRKLEDWRPEVHDSDGLAIWTGSGERIWRPLINQPYPVTSSFVDHDPKGFGLLQRDRVFENYLDGVNYERRPSLWVEPLDGWGEGAVQLVELPTDDEIHDNIGAYWRPAEAPKAGASYRLRYRLHWLADEPYPAAVARCVATRIGRGGQPGKPRPRGVYKFAVEFAGAALEPLWGDTVKASPVVTASSGAIQGAFIEPIPNTRRWRAIFDLTPDGAGPVELRLYIQGNGDALTETWLYQFRPPA
- a CDS encoding glycosyltransferase, which produces MNLESITVVLPTRNEAGNIGAFLASLPEAVHLIVVDASEDETPDIIQRLRPARTQVLRRKSTITEARQLGAELAHTDWLLFTDADVVFPGGYFESLGGLAEADVVYGSKLSRDRFAVYYRWFGYGQQCSHWLGIPAATGSNMLVRKEALVAVGGFDPELVCNEDSELVWRIKRAGYRIRFEPALPVYARDHRRLDSGLWRKTCHSVFRCALLYWDLIPARWRGSDWGYWSQQQSGRAPGVSRVE
- the metF gene encoding methylenetetrahydrofolate reductase [NAD(P)H]; the encoded protein is MKTQQKYPRVFSFEFFPPKTEEAAENLRRTLGKLAPLKPRFCSVTFGAGGSTREKTFETALEIQQTTGIECAPHLSCIASTRQSIREILEAYRSHGIRHIVALRGDMPSGMLSAGEFRYANELVAFIRSETGNHFHIDVACYPEVHPQAASAESDLKNFKRKVDAGADSAITQYFYNPEAYFRFVDDCERLGIDIPIVPGIMPITNYSQLARFSDMCGADIPRWIRKRLEAFGDDRKSIRAFGLDVVADLCRRLLERGAPGLHFYTLNRADASLDVWNALGLGSA